Proteins encoded together in one Candidatus Binataceae bacterium window:
- a CDS encoding amidohydrolase family protein — translation MAYEELLIDADGHILEPPDLFERYLEPRYRERATRLTVGDDGFEFLEIDGKRSELTSPSLLHSLGGMKKLREMGEKVGAFNDGRRKELYARAEEKRAVFESLNTGRREDTYLAGCAPGAMDLKERLQILDAEGMAKSVIYPTLGLLWEAEIFDTELASAHCRAYNRWIAEFCHDSGGRLVPIAHISLGDPEEAANELQRAVKAGCKGAFVAPYTITRKPHGHPDHDAFFAAAQDLNVPVGIHPGLEPTAFSIHQRFDGMSWADWYFDLFAAQGVGHAFATLFQYGVFDRFPKLRVVVLESGAGWIGYWLDRGDAIYRHTGLGGTVQLEEPPSYYFKRQCYISADPDERSIAAMTQLVGEDRFFWASDYPHPDHPGDYMEELRGMVAGMTTTARRGVLGENVARAFNLM, via the coding sequence ATGGCTTACGAAGAGCTGCTGATCGATGCGGATGGCCATATTCTCGAGCCGCCGGATCTTTTTGAGCGTTATTTGGAACCGCGCTATCGGGAGCGCGCGACGCGGCTGACGGTCGGCGACGACGGTTTCGAGTTTCTCGAAATCGACGGCAAGAGATCCGAGCTTACCAGCCCGTCCCTGCTACACAGTCTGGGCGGGATGAAGAAGCTGCGCGAGATGGGCGAGAAGGTCGGGGCGTTCAATGACGGCCGGCGCAAGGAACTCTACGCCCGGGCAGAGGAAAAACGCGCCGTCTTCGAGAGTCTCAATACTGGCCGGCGCGAGGACACCTATCTAGCGGGCTGCGCGCCGGGTGCGATGGACCTGAAGGAGCGGCTCCAGATTCTCGACGCCGAGGGGATGGCCAAGTCGGTCATCTATCCAACGCTCGGGCTGTTGTGGGAGGCGGAGATCTTCGATACGGAATTGGCGTCGGCGCACTGCCGCGCCTACAACCGCTGGATCGCCGAGTTTTGTCACGATTCGGGCGGACGGCTGGTGCCGATCGCGCACATCTCATTGGGCGATCCCGAGGAGGCGGCCAATGAACTGCAGCGCGCGGTCAAAGCCGGCTGCAAAGGCGCTTTCGTCGCGCCCTATACGATTACGCGAAAGCCGCACGGCCATCCGGACCACGACGCCTTTTTTGCCGCCGCGCAGGATCTGAATGTTCCGGTCGGGATTCATCCGGGCCTTGAACCGACCGCTTTCAGCATTCATCAGCGCTTCGACGGCATGAGTTGGGCCGATTGGTACTTCGATCTGTTTGCGGCGCAGGGTGTCGGCCATGCCTTCGCGACTCTCTTCCAGTACGGGGTGTTCGATCGCTTTCCGAAGCTGCGCGTGGTGGTGCTCGAATCCGGCGCCGGCTGGATCGGCTATTGGCTCGACCGCGGTGACGCAATCTATCGCCATACCGGACTGGGCGGCACCGTGCAGCTCGAGGAGCCGCCATCCTACTACTTCAAGCGGCAATGCTATATTTCGGCGGATCCGGATGAGCGCTCGATCGCCGCAATGACGCAACTGGTCGGCGAGGATCGCTTTTTCTGGGCCAGCGACTATCCGCACCCTGACCATCCGGGCGATTACATGGAAGAGCTGCGCGGGATGGTGGCCGGCATGACGACGACGGCGCGGCGCGGCGTGCTGGGCGAGAATGTAGCGCGCGCGTTTAACCTGATGTAG
- a CDS encoding zinc-binding dehydrogenase: protein MAKSRAVVQVGARRFEMQQFELPRIGAYDALLRVEACGICGSDVDQYDGKLDALLALPMIPGHEPVGVIEEIGEEAARRWGLAAGDRVVVEPTRGCGHCRACKRGDYRNCRVGRPGAAISVCGFIPTTIAPALWGGMAEFMYLDPEVALHKVAPGVAPELAALYQPIAAGISWAQRIPGTRLGDTVVIFGAGQRGIACVAAAREAGAAHVAIVARRRSAHRIRLAEEFGADATIYADEDVVARVRELTQGDGADVVVDVTSETMEPIAKAVEIARVGGTIILAGVKGPTAAIPDLRNDRIFSKELTIKGVKNADFDSFAAAVRLIESGRYPFEKMHTHSFALNDIDRAIRTLAGRIPGAQAISVALDPRL, encoded by the coding sequence GAGATGCAGCAGTTCGAGTTGCCGCGGATCGGCGCGTATGACGCGCTGCTGCGGGTCGAGGCCTGCGGCATTTGCGGCAGCGATGTCGATCAATATGACGGCAAGCTCGACGCGTTGCTCGCTCTGCCGATGATCCCCGGCCACGAGCCGGTCGGCGTAATCGAGGAGATCGGTGAAGAGGCGGCGCGGCGCTGGGGGCTGGCAGCGGGTGATCGCGTCGTGGTCGAGCCGACGCGCGGATGCGGCCATTGTCGCGCCTGCAAACGCGGCGACTATCGCAACTGCCGGGTCGGGCGGCCGGGCGCCGCTATCTCCGTATGCGGTTTCATCCCGACGACGATTGCGCCGGCTTTGTGGGGCGGGATGGCGGAGTTCATGTATCTCGATCCTGAAGTTGCCTTGCACAAGGTGGCGCCCGGCGTGGCGCCGGAGCTGGCCGCGCTCTATCAGCCGATCGCCGCCGGGATTAGCTGGGCGCAGCGGATTCCCGGCACGCGGCTCGGCGACACCGTGGTGATTTTCGGCGCGGGGCAGCGCGGAATCGCCTGCGTCGCCGCGGCGCGCGAGGCCGGTGCCGCGCACGTCGCGATCGTCGCGCGCCGCCGGAGCGCCCATCGGATCCGGCTGGCCGAAGAATTCGGCGCCGACGCGACGATCTATGCTGACGAAGATGTGGTCGCGCGGGTGCGCGAGCTGACGCAGGGCGACGGCGCCGACGTCGTGGTGGACGTGACCTCCGAGACCATGGAGCCGATCGCAAAGGCGGTCGAGATCGCGCGGGTCGGCGGCACGATCATACTGGCCGGCGTCAAAGGCCCGACTGCGGCAATTCCCGATCTGCGCAACGATCGCATCTTCTCGAAGGAACTAACTATCAAGGGGGTTAAGAACGCCGATTTCGATTCCTTTGCAGCGGCGGTACGGCTGATCGAATCGGGGCGCTATCCGTTCGAGAAAATGCACACCCATAGTTTCGCGCTGAACGACATCGACCGCGCGATTCGCACGCTGGCGGGCCGGATTCCCGGCGCACAGGCGATCTCCGTCGCGCTCGATCCGCGGCTTTAA
- a CDS encoding phosphoadenosine phosphosulfate reductase family protein, producing MTTPGLRGCGAINGRLARISANSKIDHDHGGIVKFAPLADWTDEEVWDYIRANDVPYNELYDKGFKSIGCAPCTRPVADGEDPRNGRWWWETGAPKECGMHCAIETGGFEHELAALLGHNGNGTA from the coding sequence ATTACGACGCCTGGATTACGGGGCTGCGGCGCGATCAATGGGCGACTCGCTCGAATATCCGCAAACTCGAAAATCGATCACGATCATGGCGGGATCGTGAAGTTCGCGCCGCTGGCCGACTGGACCGATGAGGAGGTCTGGGACTATATCCGCGCCAACGACGTCCCTTACAACGAGCTTTATGACAAAGGCTTTAAGTCGATCGGCTGTGCGCCCTGCACGCGCCCGGTGGCGGACGGCGAAGATCCGCGCAACGGCCGCTGGTGGTGGGAGACCGGCGCGCCCAAGGAATGCGGGATGCATTGCGCGATCGAGACCGGCGGCTTCGAGCATGAACTCGCCGCCCTGCTCGGCCACAACGGCAATGGTACCGCTTAG
- a CDS encoding CoA ester lyase — protein MFILDQGARFVIPRTEMTYPGHSMKLHQNAADPVKSPVDHVMADFEDACPYEFKGEKSRKTMVEALTTLDFGKKIVTVRPNNIHSPFFKGDLEAIVLGAPNRFHGIMLPKTRGPEEIKQVASLLDDLEKRGGWKYHIQIESLIETPQSLVKAYEIATASDRMAGLVFGIADFAANLGIREIVERQNQNFHYAKQAVVVAAKAAGLHAVDNVYLRLWRKEDSPERVAELQRGLREKNQGAAELGMDGTWVIHPQQAPICNECYTPSTAQVEEARRVIKLYHEKGGGSMADPKSGEMIDEATIKIALMDLAKGAQAGLVDQAELKDWSAKSKSITGYDILELMKRTG, from the coding sequence ATGTTTATTCTCGATCAAGGCGCGCGTTTCGTCATTCCCCGCACCGAGATGACCTATCCCGGTCATAGCATGAAGCTTCATCAGAACGCCGCCGATCCCGTGAAGTCGCCGGTCGATCATGTGATGGCGGATTTTGAAGACGCCTGTCCTTACGAATTCAAGGGCGAGAAAAGCCGCAAGACGATGGTCGAGGCGCTGACCACGCTCGACTTCGGGAAAAAAATCGTCACCGTGCGGCCCAACAATATCCATTCGCCCTTCTTCAAGGGTGACCTCGAAGCGATCGTGCTGGGCGCGCCCAACCGCTTCCACGGCATCATGCTGCCGAAGACGCGCGGGCCCGAGGAGATCAAACAGGTCGCGAGCCTGCTCGACGATCTCGAGAAGCGCGGCGGCTGGAAGTACCACATCCAGATCGAATCATTGATCGAGACCCCGCAATCGCTGGTCAAAGCCTACGAGATCGCCACTGCATCGGATCGGATGGCCGGGCTGGTCTTCGGCATCGCGGATTTCGCCGCGAATCTCGGCATCCGCGAGATCGTCGAGCGCCAGAATCAGAACTTTCACTATGCCAAGCAGGCGGTGGTCGTCGCTGCCAAGGCCGCCGGACTGCACGCCGTGGACAACGTCTATCTGCGGCTGTGGCGTAAGGAGGATTCGCCCGAGCGCGTCGCCGAACTGCAGCGCGGGCTGCGCGAGAAGAATCAGGGCGCCGCCGAACTCGGGATGGACGGCACCTGGGTAATTCATCCGCAGCAGGCGCCCATCTGCAACGAGTGCTACACGCCGAGTACGGCTCAGGTCGAAGAGGCGCGCCGCGTCATCAAGCTCTATCATGAGAAGGGCGGCGGCTCGATGGCTGATCCCAAGAGCGGCGAGATGATCGACGAGGCCACCATCAAGATCGCCCTGATGGACCTCGCTAAGGGGGCGCAAGCCGGTCTGGTCGATCAGGCTGAACTCAAGGATTGGTCGGCCAAGAGCAAATCGATCACCGGCTACGACATTCTCGAACTGATGAAGCGCACCGGCTGA
- a CDS encoding cyclase family protein: protein MPNKPIEMTELLKDSPKNWGRWGANDEIGCLNFLTDQEVLRGVRAVKQGKVFMLGVPVARPAGDPTHPLRSQPIHTLTHDEGSYISGRDKPFPGGLKYSDDVITMFPQSTTQYDALGHAWYGDKLYNGFDPKTTIGGLQKCSVQPMGEHGVVGRGILIDAARFKGKKHLDRGEGVTLTDLLDAAKKQGSTIEKHDIVVLHTGWLNRFYEEGVGAFFPDGQFDEPGLEYSPELVKWFHEMEIASISADNVGCEQGFNKTTQSTGVLHGALLCNLGVIFNEIVWLKDLADDCAKDKQYTFLFAGAPLKLVHGCGSSVNPIAIK, encoded by the coding sequence ATGCCGAACAAACCTATCGAAATGACCGAGTTGCTCAAGGACTCCCCGAAGAACTGGGGACGCTGGGGCGCCAACGACGAAATCGGCTGCTTGAATTTTCTCACTGATCAGGAAGTGCTGCGCGGAGTTCGCGCGGTCAAGCAGGGCAAGGTCTTTATGCTCGGCGTGCCGGTCGCGCGTCCGGCCGGCGACCCGACCCATCCCTTGCGCTCGCAACCGATTCATACGCTGACGCACGACGAAGGCTCGTATATTTCCGGGCGCGACAAACCTTTTCCGGGCGGGCTCAAATACTCCGACGACGTCATCACGATGTTTCCGCAATCGACCACCCAATATGACGCGCTCGGCCATGCCTGGTACGGCGACAAGCTCTACAACGGCTTCGATCCCAAGACCACGATCGGCGGTCTGCAAAAGTGCTCGGTGCAGCCGATGGGTGAACACGGCGTGGTCGGGCGCGGCATCCTGATCGACGCGGCGCGCTTCAAGGGCAAGAAACATCTGGACCGCGGTGAGGGCGTCACGCTGACGGATCTGCTCGACGCCGCGAAAAAGCAGGGCTCGACGATCGAGAAACACGACATCGTGGTGCTGCACACCGGCTGGCTCAACCGCTTTTATGAAGAAGGGGTTGGAGCGTTTTTCCCGGATGGTCAATTCGACGAGCCGGGGCTGGAGTACAGTCCCGAGCTGGTGAAATGGTTTCACGAGATGGAGATCGCGTCGATCAGCGCCGACAACGTCGGCTGCGAGCAGGGCTTTAACAAGACAACGCAGAGCACGGGCGTGCTGCATGGCGCGCTGCTGTGCAATCTCGGCGTAATTTTCAACGAGATCGTCTGGCTTAAGGATCTGGCCGACGACTGCGCCAAGGACAAGCAGTATACGTTTCTGTTTGCCGGCGCGCCGCTCAAGCTGGTGCATGGCTGCGGCTCGTCGGTTAACCCGATCGCGATTAAGTAA